The Ranitomeya imitator isolate aRanImi1 chromosome 8, aRanImi1.pri, whole genome shotgun sequence genome window below encodes:
- the SEMA3F gene encoding semaphorin-3F isoform X1 produces MPPLDQRLLSCILLSLYYAVAKDSTPPPPRVQLSFRELKASSTAHFLHFLLNTTDYRILLKDEDHDRMYVGSKDYILSLDLQDINREPLIIHWPAKQQRIDECVLSGKDINGECGNFIRLIQPWNRTHLYACGTGAYNPVCTYINRGRKAQASDHTAPPGGRGSRAADNPPSPAPAEHKDYVFYLDPDRVESGKGKCAYDPKLDSVSALINEELYSGVYIDFMGTDAAIFRAMGKQAAMRTDQYNSRWLNDPAFVHVQLIPDSLERNDDKLYFFFREKSTDSPHSPTIYSRIGRVCLNDDGGHCCLVNKWSTFLKARLICSVPGADGIETHFDELQDVFIQQTQDNKNPVIYAVFSASGSVFKGSAVCVYSMADIRMVFNGPFAHKEGPNYQWMPYTGKIPYPRPGTCPGGTFTPSMKSTKDYPDEVINFMRTHPVMYNAVYPVHRQPLLVRTNVHYRFTSIAVDQVDASDGRYEVLFLGTDQGTVQKVIVLPKDDLETEELILEEVEVFKIPAPIKSMKISSKRQQLYVSSMSGVTHLALHRCDVYGEACADCCLARDPYCAWDGKTCSRYSASSKRYAEGRSRRQDVRHGNPMRQCRGYNSNANKNGMDAAQYGVEGSSAFLECQARSPQASIKWILQKDNSERKKELRSEGRFLKTEQGLLLRSLQLSDTGVYHCTATENNFKHTVMRVRLQVLSAEAVAAALLHPDAPAPLSSHPAGPPGAYDDLVQLLSQPEMVLINQYCQGYWRPSGSSHSDTKDLQDQKRARNRRNHPATEELQT; encoded by the exons agctgAAGGCCTCGAGCACCGCACATTTCCTGCACTTCCTGCTGAACACCACGGATTATCGGATTCTGCTGAAGGATGAAGATCACGACCGGATGTACGTGGGCAGCAAAGATTACATCCTGTCCCTGGACCTGCAGGACATCAACCGGGAGCCCCTCATA ATTCACTGGCCGGCAAAGCAGCAGCGAATCGATGAATGTGTCTTATCCGGTAAAGATATCAAT GGAGAATGCGGTAATTTTATCCGTCTCATCCAACCCTGGAACAGGACGCACTTGTACGCGTGTGGAACAGGAGCGTATAATCCTGTGTGCACGTACATCAACCGTGGACGCAAAGCTCAG GCCTCAGATCACacagcgcccccaggaggaagaGGGAGCAGAGCAGCAGATAATCCGCCCAGCCCAGCACCAGCAGAGCACAAG GATTATGTCTTCTACCTGGACCCGGACCGCGTGGAGTCGGGGAAAGGAAAATGCGCTTATGACCCCAAACTGGACAGCGTGTCTGCCCTCATCA ATGAGGAGCTCTATTCCGGGGTCTACATAGATTTCATGGGCACCGATGCTGCCATTTTCAGAGCGATGGGCAAACAAGCCGCCATGAGGACGGACCAGTACAATTCCCGCTGGCTGAATG ACCCTGCGTTTGTTCACGTACAGCTGATCCCCGACAGCTTGGAGCGAAATGACGATAAACTTTATTTCTTCTTCCGGGAAAAGTCCACGGATTCTCCCCACAGCCCAACCATATACTCCCGCATCGGAAGGGTCTGCCTG AACGATGATGGAGGTCACTGCTGCCTGGTGAATAAATGGAGCACGTTCCTGAAAGCGCGGCTCATATGCTCTGTGCCGGGGGCAGACGGGATCGAGACTCATTTTGATGAATTGC AGGACGTCTTCATTCAGCAGACGCAGGATAATAAGAACCCCGTCATCTACGCCGTGTTCTCCGCCTCCGG CTCCGTGTTTAAGGGTTCGGCCGTGTGCGTCTACTCCATGGCCGACATACGCATGGTGTTCAATGGACCATTTGCTCACAAGGAGGGACCCAACTACCAGTGGATGCCGTATACTGGAAAGATCCCGTATCCCCGTCCTGGAACG TGTCCGGGAGGCACCTTCACGCCGTCCATGAAGTCCACTAAGGATTACCCGGATGAAGTGATAAACTTCATGAGGACGCACCCGGTCATGTACAACGCCGTGTACCCCGTGCACCGCCAGCCCCTGCTCGTCCGCACCAATGTCCACTACAGGTTCACCAGCATCGCTGTGGATCAAGTGGACGCATCTGATGGAAGATACGAGGTTCTCTTCTTGGGCACAG ATCAGGGCACAGTGCAGAAAGTGATTGTCCTTCCAAAAGATGACCTGGAGACAGAGGAGCTGATCCTGGAGGAGGTGGAGGTGTTCAAG ATCCCGGCACCAATCAAATCCATGAAAATTTCATCAAAACGA CAACAGCTCTACGTGTCGTCGATGTCCGGGGTGACGCATCTCGCCCTCCATCGTTGTGACGTGTACGGAGAGGCGTGTGCTGACTGCTGCCTGGCCAGAGACCCTTACTGCGCGTGGGATGGGAAAACGTGTTCGCGCTATTCAGCGTCCTCCAAGCGGTACGCAGAGGG GCGAAGCCGGCGACAGGATGTCCGACATGGGAACCCTATGAGGCAATGCCGCGGGTACAACTCCAACG CCAATAAGAACGGGATGGACGCTGCGCAGTACGGGGTGGAGGGAAGTTCTGCCTTCCTGGAGTGCCAGGCTCGCTCCCCTCAGGCCTCTATCAAATGGATTTTACAGAAAGACAACTCTGAGCGCAAGAAAGAG CTGCGCTCAGAAGGACGCTTCTTGAAGACGGAGCAGGGTCTTCTCCTCCGGTCTCTCCAGCTGTCCGACACCGGCGTCTACCACTGCACCGCCACCGAGAACAACTTCAAGCACACAGTAATGCGTGTCCGACTCCAGGTCCTGAGCGCCGAGGCCGTCGCTGCCGCTCTGCTTCACCCCGATGCTCCTGCTCCTCTGTCCTCGCACCCGGCTGGGCCCCCAGGGGCCTACGATGATTTAGTGCAGCTGCTCTCCCAGCCTGAGATGGTACTCATCAACCAATACTGCCAGGGATACTGGCGCCCATCGGGCTCCTCTCACAGCGACACCAAAGACCTCCAAGACCAGAAACGAGCGAGGAATCGACGGAACCACCCGGCTACAGAGGAGCTGCAGACATGA
- the SEMA3F gene encoding semaphorin-3F isoform X2 has translation MPPLDQRLLSCILLSLYYAVAKDSTPPPPRVQLSFRELKASSTAHFLHFLLNTTDYRILLKDEDHDRMYVGSKDYILSLDLQDINREPLIIHWPAKQQRIDECVLSGKDINGECGNFIRLIQPWNRTHLYACGTGAYNPVCTYINRGRKAQASDHTAPPGGRGSRAADNPPSPAPAEHKDYVFYLDPDRVESGKGKCAYDPKLDSVSALINEELYSGVYIDFMGTDAAIFRAMGKQAAMRTDQYNSRWLNDPAFVHVQLIPDSLERNDDKLYFFFREKSTDSPHSPTIYSRIGRVCLNDDGGHCCLVNKWSTFLKARLICSVPGADGIETHFDELQDVFIQQTQDNKNPVIYAVFSASGSVFKGSAVCVYSMADIRMVFNGPFAHKEGPNYQWMPYTGKIPYPRPGTCPGGTFTPSMKSTKDYPDEVINFMRTHPVMYNAVYPVHRQPLLVRTNVHYRFTSIAVDQVDASDGRYEVLFLGTDQGTVQKVIVLPKDDLETEELILEEVEVFKIPAPIKSMKISSKRQQLYVSSMSGVTHLALHRCDVYGEACADCCLARDPYCAWDGKTCSRYSASSKRRSRRQDVRHGNPMRQCRGYNSNANKNGMDAAQYGVEGSSAFLECQARSPQASIKWILQKDNSERKKELRSEGRFLKTEQGLLLRSLQLSDTGVYHCTATENNFKHTVMRVRLQVLSAEAVAAALLHPDAPAPLSSHPAGPPGAYDDLVQLLSQPEMVLINQYCQGYWRPSGSSHSDTKDLQDQKRARNRRNHPATEELQT, from the exons agctgAAGGCCTCGAGCACCGCACATTTCCTGCACTTCCTGCTGAACACCACGGATTATCGGATTCTGCTGAAGGATGAAGATCACGACCGGATGTACGTGGGCAGCAAAGATTACATCCTGTCCCTGGACCTGCAGGACATCAACCGGGAGCCCCTCATA ATTCACTGGCCGGCAAAGCAGCAGCGAATCGATGAATGTGTCTTATCCGGTAAAGATATCAAT GGAGAATGCGGTAATTTTATCCGTCTCATCCAACCCTGGAACAGGACGCACTTGTACGCGTGTGGAACAGGAGCGTATAATCCTGTGTGCACGTACATCAACCGTGGACGCAAAGCTCAG GCCTCAGATCACacagcgcccccaggaggaagaGGGAGCAGAGCAGCAGATAATCCGCCCAGCCCAGCACCAGCAGAGCACAAG GATTATGTCTTCTACCTGGACCCGGACCGCGTGGAGTCGGGGAAAGGAAAATGCGCTTATGACCCCAAACTGGACAGCGTGTCTGCCCTCATCA ATGAGGAGCTCTATTCCGGGGTCTACATAGATTTCATGGGCACCGATGCTGCCATTTTCAGAGCGATGGGCAAACAAGCCGCCATGAGGACGGACCAGTACAATTCCCGCTGGCTGAATG ACCCTGCGTTTGTTCACGTACAGCTGATCCCCGACAGCTTGGAGCGAAATGACGATAAACTTTATTTCTTCTTCCGGGAAAAGTCCACGGATTCTCCCCACAGCCCAACCATATACTCCCGCATCGGAAGGGTCTGCCTG AACGATGATGGAGGTCACTGCTGCCTGGTGAATAAATGGAGCACGTTCCTGAAAGCGCGGCTCATATGCTCTGTGCCGGGGGCAGACGGGATCGAGACTCATTTTGATGAATTGC AGGACGTCTTCATTCAGCAGACGCAGGATAATAAGAACCCCGTCATCTACGCCGTGTTCTCCGCCTCCGG CTCCGTGTTTAAGGGTTCGGCCGTGTGCGTCTACTCCATGGCCGACATACGCATGGTGTTCAATGGACCATTTGCTCACAAGGAGGGACCCAACTACCAGTGGATGCCGTATACTGGAAAGATCCCGTATCCCCGTCCTGGAACG TGTCCGGGAGGCACCTTCACGCCGTCCATGAAGTCCACTAAGGATTACCCGGATGAAGTGATAAACTTCATGAGGACGCACCCGGTCATGTACAACGCCGTGTACCCCGTGCACCGCCAGCCCCTGCTCGTCCGCACCAATGTCCACTACAGGTTCACCAGCATCGCTGTGGATCAAGTGGACGCATCTGATGGAAGATACGAGGTTCTCTTCTTGGGCACAG ATCAGGGCACAGTGCAGAAAGTGATTGTCCTTCCAAAAGATGACCTGGAGACAGAGGAGCTGATCCTGGAGGAGGTGGAGGTGTTCAAG ATCCCGGCACCAATCAAATCCATGAAAATTTCATCAAAACGA CAACAGCTCTACGTGTCGTCGATGTCCGGGGTGACGCATCTCGCCCTCCATCGTTGTGACGTGTACGGAGAGGCGTGTGCTGACTGCTGCCTGGCCAGAGACCCTTACTGCGCGTGGGATGGGAAAACGTGTTCGCGCTATTCAGCGTCCTCCAAGCG GCGAAGCCGGCGACAGGATGTCCGACATGGGAACCCTATGAGGCAATGCCGCGGGTACAACTCCAACG CCAATAAGAACGGGATGGACGCTGCGCAGTACGGGGTGGAGGGAAGTTCTGCCTTCCTGGAGTGCCAGGCTCGCTCCCCTCAGGCCTCTATCAAATGGATTTTACAGAAAGACAACTCTGAGCGCAAGAAAGAG CTGCGCTCAGAAGGACGCTTCTTGAAGACGGAGCAGGGTCTTCTCCTCCGGTCTCTCCAGCTGTCCGACACCGGCGTCTACCACTGCACCGCCACCGAGAACAACTTCAAGCACACAGTAATGCGTGTCCGACTCCAGGTCCTGAGCGCCGAGGCCGTCGCTGCCGCTCTGCTTCACCCCGATGCTCCTGCTCCTCTGTCCTCGCACCCGGCTGGGCCCCCAGGGGCCTACGATGATTTAGTGCAGCTGCTCTCCCAGCCTGAGATGGTACTCATCAACCAATACTGCCAGGGATACTGGCGCCCATCGGGCTCCTCTCACAGCGACACCAAAGACCTCCAAGACCAGAAACGAGCGAGGAATCGACGGAACCACCCGGCTACAGAGGAGCTGCAGACATGA
- the SEMA3F gene encoding semaphorin-3F isoform X3 — MPPLDQRLLSCILLSLYYAVAKDSTPPPPRVQLSFRELKASSTAHFLHFLLNTTDYRILLKDEDHDRMYVGSKDYILSLDLQDINREPLIIHWPAKQQRIDECVLSGKDINGECGNFIRLIQPWNRTHLYACGTGAYNPVCTYINRGRKAQDYVFYLDPDRVESGKGKCAYDPKLDSVSALINEELYSGVYIDFMGTDAAIFRAMGKQAAMRTDQYNSRWLNDPAFVHVQLIPDSLERNDDKLYFFFREKSTDSPHSPTIYSRIGRVCLNDDGGHCCLVNKWSTFLKARLICSVPGADGIETHFDELQDVFIQQTQDNKNPVIYAVFSASGSVFKGSAVCVYSMADIRMVFNGPFAHKEGPNYQWMPYTGKIPYPRPGTCPGGTFTPSMKSTKDYPDEVINFMRTHPVMYNAVYPVHRQPLLVRTNVHYRFTSIAVDQVDASDGRYEVLFLGTDQGTVQKVIVLPKDDLETEELILEEVEVFKIPAPIKSMKISSKRQQLYVSSMSGVTHLALHRCDVYGEACADCCLARDPYCAWDGKTCSRYSASSKRYAEGRSRRQDVRHGNPMRQCRGYNSNANKNGMDAAQYGVEGSSAFLECQARSPQASIKWILQKDNSERKKELRSEGRFLKTEQGLLLRSLQLSDTGVYHCTATENNFKHTVMRVRLQVLSAEAVAAALLHPDAPAPLSSHPAGPPGAYDDLVQLLSQPEMVLINQYCQGYWRPSGSSHSDTKDLQDQKRARNRRNHPATEELQT; from the exons agctgAAGGCCTCGAGCACCGCACATTTCCTGCACTTCCTGCTGAACACCACGGATTATCGGATTCTGCTGAAGGATGAAGATCACGACCGGATGTACGTGGGCAGCAAAGATTACATCCTGTCCCTGGACCTGCAGGACATCAACCGGGAGCCCCTCATA ATTCACTGGCCGGCAAAGCAGCAGCGAATCGATGAATGTGTCTTATCCGGTAAAGATATCAAT GGAGAATGCGGTAATTTTATCCGTCTCATCCAACCCTGGAACAGGACGCACTTGTACGCGTGTGGAACAGGAGCGTATAATCCTGTGTGCACGTACATCAACCGTGGACGCAAAGCTCAG GATTATGTCTTCTACCTGGACCCGGACCGCGTGGAGTCGGGGAAAGGAAAATGCGCTTATGACCCCAAACTGGACAGCGTGTCTGCCCTCATCA ATGAGGAGCTCTATTCCGGGGTCTACATAGATTTCATGGGCACCGATGCTGCCATTTTCAGAGCGATGGGCAAACAAGCCGCCATGAGGACGGACCAGTACAATTCCCGCTGGCTGAATG ACCCTGCGTTTGTTCACGTACAGCTGATCCCCGACAGCTTGGAGCGAAATGACGATAAACTTTATTTCTTCTTCCGGGAAAAGTCCACGGATTCTCCCCACAGCCCAACCATATACTCCCGCATCGGAAGGGTCTGCCTG AACGATGATGGAGGTCACTGCTGCCTGGTGAATAAATGGAGCACGTTCCTGAAAGCGCGGCTCATATGCTCTGTGCCGGGGGCAGACGGGATCGAGACTCATTTTGATGAATTGC AGGACGTCTTCATTCAGCAGACGCAGGATAATAAGAACCCCGTCATCTACGCCGTGTTCTCCGCCTCCGG CTCCGTGTTTAAGGGTTCGGCCGTGTGCGTCTACTCCATGGCCGACATACGCATGGTGTTCAATGGACCATTTGCTCACAAGGAGGGACCCAACTACCAGTGGATGCCGTATACTGGAAAGATCCCGTATCCCCGTCCTGGAACG TGTCCGGGAGGCACCTTCACGCCGTCCATGAAGTCCACTAAGGATTACCCGGATGAAGTGATAAACTTCATGAGGACGCACCCGGTCATGTACAACGCCGTGTACCCCGTGCACCGCCAGCCCCTGCTCGTCCGCACCAATGTCCACTACAGGTTCACCAGCATCGCTGTGGATCAAGTGGACGCATCTGATGGAAGATACGAGGTTCTCTTCTTGGGCACAG ATCAGGGCACAGTGCAGAAAGTGATTGTCCTTCCAAAAGATGACCTGGAGACAGAGGAGCTGATCCTGGAGGAGGTGGAGGTGTTCAAG ATCCCGGCACCAATCAAATCCATGAAAATTTCATCAAAACGA CAACAGCTCTACGTGTCGTCGATGTCCGGGGTGACGCATCTCGCCCTCCATCGTTGTGACGTGTACGGAGAGGCGTGTGCTGACTGCTGCCTGGCCAGAGACCCTTACTGCGCGTGGGATGGGAAAACGTGTTCGCGCTATTCAGCGTCCTCCAAGCGGTACGCAGAGGG GCGAAGCCGGCGACAGGATGTCCGACATGGGAACCCTATGAGGCAATGCCGCGGGTACAACTCCAACG CCAATAAGAACGGGATGGACGCTGCGCAGTACGGGGTGGAGGGAAGTTCTGCCTTCCTGGAGTGCCAGGCTCGCTCCCCTCAGGCCTCTATCAAATGGATTTTACAGAAAGACAACTCTGAGCGCAAGAAAGAG CTGCGCTCAGAAGGACGCTTCTTGAAGACGGAGCAGGGTCTTCTCCTCCGGTCTCTCCAGCTGTCCGACACCGGCGTCTACCACTGCACCGCCACCGAGAACAACTTCAAGCACACAGTAATGCGTGTCCGACTCCAGGTCCTGAGCGCCGAGGCCGTCGCTGCCGCTCTGCTTCACCCCGATGCTCCTGCTCCTCTGTCCTCGCACCCGGCTGGGCCCCCAGGGGCCTACGATGATTTAGTGCAGCTGCTCTCCCAGCCTGAGATGGTACTCATCAACCAATACTGCCAGGGATACTGGCGCCCATCGGGCTCCTCTCACAGCGACACCAAAGACCTCCAAGACCAGAAACGAGCGAGGAATCGACGGAACCACCCGGCTACAGAGGAGCTGCAGACATGA
- the SEMA3F gene encoding semaphorin-3F isoform X4 → MPPLDQRLLSCILLSLYYAVAKDSTPPPPRVQLSFRELKASSTAHFLHFLLNTTDYRILLKDEDHDRMYVGSKDYILSLDLQDINREPLIIHWPAKQQRIDECVLSGKDINGECGNFIRLIQPWNRTHLYACGTGAYNPVCTYINRGRKAQDYVFYLDPDRVESGKGKCAYDPKLDSVSALINEELYSGVYIDFMGTDAAIFRAMGKQAAMRTDQYNSRWLNDPAFVHVQLIPDSLERNDDKLYFFFREKSTDSPHSPTIYSRIGRVCLNDDGGHCCLVNKWSTFLKARLICSVPGADGIETHFDELQDVFIQQTQDNKNPVIYAVFSASGSVFKGSAVCVYSMADIRMVFNGPFAHKEGPNYQWMPYTGKIPYPRPGTCPGGTFTPSMKSTKDYPDEVINFMRTHPVMYNAVYPVHRQPLLVRTNVHYRFTSIAVDQVDASDGRYEVLFLGTDQGTVQKVIVLPKDDLETEELILEEVEVFKIPAPIKSMKISSKRQQLYVSSMSGVTHLALHRCDVYGEACADCCLARDPYCAWDGKTCSRYSASSKRRSRRQDVRHGNPMRQCRGYNSNANKNGMDAAQYGVEGSSAFLECQARSPQASIKWILQKDNSERKKELRSEGRFLKTEQGLLLRSLQLSDTGVYHCTATENNFKHTVMRVRLQVLSAEAVAAALLHPDAPAPLSSHPAGPPGAYDDLVQLLSQPEMVLINQYCQGYWRPSGSSHSDTKDLQDQKRARNRRNHPATEELQT, encoded by the exons agctgAAGGCCTCGAGCACCGCACATTTCCTGCACTTCCTGCTGAACACCACGGATTATCGGATTCTGCTGAAGGATGAAGATCACGACCGGATGTACGTGGGCAGCAAAGATTACATCCTGTCCCTGGACCTGCAGGACATCAACCGGGAGCCCCTCATA ATTCACTGGCCGGCAAAGCAGCAGCGAATCGATGAATGTGTCTTATCCGGTAAAGATATCAAT GGAGAATGCGGTAATTTTATCCGTCTCATCCAACCCTGGAACAGGACGCACTTGTACGCGTGTGGAACAGGAGCGTATAATCCTGTGTGCACGTACATCAACCGTGGACGCAAAGCTCAG GATTATGTCTTCTACCTGGACCCGGACCGCGTGGAGTCGGGGAAAGGAAAATGCGCTTATGACCCCAAACTGGACAGCGTGTCTGCCCTCATCA ATGAGGAGCTCTATTCCGGGGTCTACATAGATTTCATGGGCACCGATGCTGCCATTTTCAGAGCGATGGGCAAACAAGCCGCCATGAGGACGGACCAGTACAATTCCCGCTGGCTGAATG ACCCTGCGTTTGTTCACGTACAGCTGATCCCCGACAGCTTGGAGCGAAATGACGATAAACTTTATTTCTTCTTCCGGGAAAAGTCCACGGATTCTCCCCACAGCCCAACCATATACTCCCGCATCGGAAGGGTCTGCCTG AACGATGATGGAGGTCACTGCTGCCTGGTGAATAAATGGAGCACGTTCCTGAAAGCGCGGCTCATATGCTCTGTGCCGGGGGCAGACGGGATCGAGACTCATTTTGATGAATTGC AGGACGTCTTCATTCAGCAGACGCAGGATAATAAGAACCCCGTCATCTACGCCGTGTTCTCCGCCTCCGG CTCCGTGTTTAAGGGTTCGGCCGTGTGCGTCTACTCCATGGCCGACATACGCATGGTGTTCAATGGACCATTTGCTCACAAGGAGGGACCCAACTACCAGTGGATGCCGTATACTGGAAAGATCCCGTATCCCCGTCCTGGAACG TGTCCGGGAGGCACCTTCACGCCGTCCATGAAGTCCACTAAGGATTACCCGGATGAAGTGATAAACTTCATGAGGACGCACCCGGTCATGTACAACGCCGTGTACCCCGTGCACCGCCAGCCCCTGCTCGTCCGCACCAATGTCCACTACAGGTTCACCAGCATCGCTGTGGATCAAGTGGACGCATCTGATGGAAGATACGAGGTTCTCTTCTTGGGCACAG ATCAGGGCACAGTGCAGAAAGTGATTGTCCTTCCAAAAGATGACCTGGAGACAGAGGAGCTGATCCTGGAGGAGGTGGAGGTGTTCAAG ATCCCGGCACCAATCAAATCCATGAAAATTTCATCAAAACGA CAACAGCTCTACGTGTCGTCGATGTCCGGGGTGACGCATCTCGCCCTCCATCGTTGTGACGTGTACGGAGAGGCGTGTGCTGACTGCTGCCTGGCCAGAGACCCTTACTGCGCGTGGGATGGGAAAACGTGTTCGCGCTATTCAGCGTCCTCCAAGCG GCGAAGCCGGCGACAGGATGTCCGACATGGGAACCCTATGAGGCAATGCCGCGGGTACAACTCCAACG CCAATAAGAACGGGATGGACGCTGCGCAGTACGGGGTGGAGGGAAGTTCTGCCTTCCTGGAGTGCCAGGCTCGCTCCCCTCAGGCCTCTATCAAATGGATTTTACAGAAAGACAACTCTGAGCGCAAGAAAGAG CTGCGCTCAGAAGGACGCTTCTTGAAGACGGAGCAGGGTCTTCTCCTCCGGTCTCTCCAGCTGTCCGACACCGGCGTCTACCACTGCACCGCCACCGAGAACAACTTCAAGCACACAGTAATGCGTGTCCGACTCCAGGTCCTGAGCGCCGAGGCCGTCGCTGCCGCTCTGCTTCACCCCGATGCTCCTGCTCCTCTGTCCTCGCACCCGGCTGGGCCCCCAGGGGCCTACGATGATTTAGTGCAGCTGCTCTCCCAGCCTGAGATGGTACTCATCAACCAATACTGCCAGGGATACTGGCGCCCATCGGGCTCCTCTCACAGCGACACCAAAGACCTCCAAGACCAGAAACGAGCGAGGAATCGACGGAACCACCCGGCTACAGAGGAGCTGCAGACATGA